The Impatiens glandulifera chromosome 3, dImpGla2.1, whole genome shotgun sequence genome contains a region encoding:
- the LOC124929556 gene encoding uncharacterized protein LOC124929556 — MLRLQAMSWRRVAKTVQALAAHSSLFCFSVLLVLKLDHSVSYSWWVIFFPLWLFHAVVARGRFSLPAPSIPHGRDWAPCHAVIAVPLLVSFELLLCIHLESLYVNGFEAVSLKIVFLPLLALEITILVDNFRMCKSLLPGDDETLSDGAIWETLPHFWVAISMVFFLAATLFTLLKLCGGANALGWWDLFVNFGIAECFAFLVCTKWSNPLIHNNSHRQETSSSSSTIRYLDWNSGLVVSSDDHSTDRLCALSDIGGHIMKIPIIGFQILLCMHLEGTPSGARYIPLPIVFSPLLLLQGVGVLFAASGLIEKIICFLHVGVVSGQYFSVSSKLQDCFGFFYDGSRLLGWWSIDDGTKEEKARLFQEGASSYNTFCGYPPEIVKKMPKKDLAEEVWRLQAALGEQTEITKFSQQEFEKLQNAKVLCKICYERDISVVLLPCRHRGLCSYCCDKCKECPICRVVVEEWLPVYDV; from the exons ATGCTTCGTCTGCAAGCAATGAGCTGGCGACGAGTCGCGAAGACTGTGCAGGCTCTCGCTGCCCACAGTTCTCTATTCTGCTTCTCGGTTCTTCTTGTTCTCAAGCTCGATCACTCCGTTTCTTACTCCTGGTG GGTAATTTTCTTTCCGCTTTGGTTATTCCATGCAGTTGTTGCCAGAGGAAGATTCTCCTTACCAGCTCCATCAATTCCTCATGGCCGAGAT TGGGCTCCATGTCATGCTGTTATTGCCGTCCCATTGCTTGTGTCATTTGAACTGCTGCTTTGTATACATCTTGAGAGTCTGTATG TAAATGGCTTTGAAGCTGTGAGCTTAAAGATTGTATTCCTCCCGCTGTTGGCACTTGAGATAACCATTCTTGTTGACAACTTCAG AATGTGTAAGTCCCTTTTGCCAGGAGACGATGAAACCTTGAGCGATGGAGCAATATGGGAAACACTTCCT CATTTCTGGGTGGCGATCTCCATGGTTTTCTTCCTGGCTGCTACTTTGTTCACACTTCTTAAGTTGTGTG GTGGTGCCAATGCATTAGGATGGTGggatttatttgtaaattttgg GATTGCTGAATGCTTTGCATTCCTTGTTTGTACAAAGTGGTCAAATCCTTTAATTCATAACAATTCTCATAGACAAGAGACCAGCTCTTCCTCTTCGACAATAAGATATCTAGACTGGAACAGTGGCCTCGTAGTTTCATCTGACGATCATTCTACTGATAGATTATGTGCTCTTTCGGATATTGGTGGCCATATTATGAAGATCCCAATTATTGGTTTTCAAATCCTTCTTTGCATGCATTTGGAG GGAACGCCTTCTGGTGCTAGATATATCCCACTTCCAATTGTGTTCTCTCCTCTACTTCTACTGCAAGGTGTTGGGGTTCTGTTTGCTGCATCGGgattgatagaaaaaatcaTTTGTTTCCTTCATGTAGGAGTTGTCAGTGGACAGTATTTTAGTGTTTCTTCAAAACTACAGGACTGTTTTGGATTCTTTTATGATGGATCCAG GCTTCTTGGTTGGTGGTCAATTGATGATGGTACTAAAGAGGAGAAAGCTCGACTTTTTCAAGAGGGTGCCTCTAG TTACAACACTTTTTGTGGTTATCCTCCTGAAATAGTTAAGAAAATGCCAAAGAAGGATCTTGCTGAGGAG GTTTGGAGACTTCAGGCTGCTCTCGGTGAGCAGACAGAAATCACAAAATTTAGCCAACAGGAGTTTGAAAAGCTTCAAAAT GCTAAGGttttatgtaaaatatgttaTGAGCGAGACATTAGTGTGGTTCTCCTACCTTGCAGACATCGAGGATTATGCAG CTACTGTTGTGATAAGTGCAAGGAATGCCCAATTTGTCGCGTTGTAGTTGAAGAATGGTTACCCGTATATGATGTGTAA